One genomic region from Chthonomonas calidirosea T49 encodes:
- a CDS encoding phytanoyl-CoA dioxygenase family protein: MQLHTLEIEEDVLSACSAQSVLQHFYDAGLVAISGLYTPQQIAQLEMAFQKALEQHIQAHGGLEQLNKRAFGKNHIGFFPPLLPPFSNVEFVAHPHLIPLLESLLGADFICCFYHTNTAYPGSEFQPVHRDHPPLFGTSLPVPHLPTHMVLNVPLCDFTEENGSTEVWPGTHLIVDSPAQATVSLETRAAAMPSIRMNVPAGTAVLRDLRTWHRGMPNRSARPRAMLAIVYQRACTHAEPVVIPKTTWDSWPQRVRQIFRRNHVE, translated from the coding sequence ATGCAACTACACACATTGGAGATTGAGGAGGACGTATTGTCGGCATGCTCCGCGCAAAGCGTTCTACAGCACTTCTACGATGCCGGGCTCGTCGCTATCTCCGGGCTTTATACTCCCCAGCAGATCGCGCAGCTGGAAATGGCTTTTCAGAAAGCTCTAGAACAGCATATTCAGGCTCACGGTGGTCTCGAGCAGCTTAATAAGAGGGCATTCGGGAAAAATCATATCGGCTTTTTTCCACCGCTCCTCCCGCCCTTTTCCAATGTTGAATTCGTGGCGCATCCGCACCTCATCCCGCTGCTCGAATCGCTTCTGGGTGCCGATTTTATCTGCTGCTTCTACCATACCAACACGGCCTACCCAGGATCGGAGTTCCAACCCGTCCATCGCGATCACCCTCCCCTGTTTGGCACTTCACTACCAGTCCCCCATCTTCCAACACATATGGTGCTCAATGTTCCTCTATGTGACTTCACAGAAGAGAACGGAAGCACGGAGGTTTGGCCGGGAACGCATCTTATCGTAGATTCCCCAGCCCAAGCGACCGTTTCCTTAGAGACTCGCGCTGCAGCAATGCCTTCTATCCGTATGAACGTTCCGGCCGGCACTGCGGTGCTCAGAGACCTGCGCACCTGGCACCGGGGTATGCCTAATCGCTCCGCCCGACCTCGCGCCATGCTGGCCATCGTCTACCAGCGCGCTTGTACCCACGCGGAACCGGTTGTTATTCCTAAAACGACTTGGGACAGCTGGCCGCAACGGGTACGGCAGATCTTTCGCCGCAACCATGTCGAGTAG